GCCGGCCGCCCCGGCCGTGGTGCTGACGGGGGAGTCCGGCAGCTCCAGCTTCCGGCTGTACATCACCAGCAGCCCGAGGTCGGTGAGCGGGTCGCCGAGCGTGGACATCTCCCAGTCGAGGACGGCCTTGATCCGGTCGTCCTCGCCCACCAGCACGTTGTCGAGGCGGTAGTCGCCGTGGACGACGGTGGGCGCGGGGGAGCGCGGCAGGGTGCGGCCGAGGGCTGCGTGCAGTTCGTCGATGCCCGCGAGGTCGCGGCCCCGGGAGGCGGCGAGCTGCTTGCCCCAGCGGCGCAGCTGACGGTCGAGGAAGCCCTCCGGGCGGCCGAAGTCGCCCAGCCCCACGGCCTCCGGGTCCACGGCGTGCAGATCGACGAGGGTGTCGACGAGACCGAGGACGGCCTCGCGGGTCCGCTCGGGGCCGAGTGGCGCCAGCTGCTCCGCCGTGCGGTACGGAGTGCCCTCGACGAACTCCATGACGTAGAAGGGCGCGCCGAGCACGTCCTCGTCCTCGCACAGCAGCAGCGGCTCAGGCACCGGGACGGCCGTCGGGTGCAGCGCGCTGATGACCCGGTGCTCGCGCTTCATGTCGTGAGCGGTGGCGAGCACATGGCCGAGGGGCGGGCGCCGGACGATCCACCGGCCGGCGCCGTCCGTGACGGCGTAGGTGAGGTTCGAACGGCCGCCCTGGATCAGCCGGGCCTCGAGCGGTCCGCTCACCAGGCCCGGCCGCGCGCGGTCGAGATGGACCCGCAGCCGGTCGGGGTCGAGGCCCGGGGGGTGGACTGAGCTCATCGGGGTACCTCCGGTGGGGCGGCAGATCGGGTGCGCTCATGATGACCGACCAGTCGGTATGTCGTCCAGGGTGAGGCGGCGCCAGTGCGTGAACCCGACTCCCGGGCCTGGTCGTACGAACGCGTGGGTGAACGCCGTTCATGCATGGGTAAAGCGCCGATCATCGTCGAGGCCCGGCCGGCGGGGCCGCCCCGGGCCGCCCCGCCGGCCACCCGGTGCGTCCTCCGTTCCTCCACATCGAGGCCGCGCCGACATGGTCCGCCCGGGGAGTGCGGTGCGTGTGTCCGCGGCGGGACGCCCCGCCCGGCCCGCTCGCCGAGGTCCCGCCGGGGCGTTCGGTCATGGATCTGAACGGCCTGCGCGTCCTGACCGGTCAGGTGTGCGGTGCCTCACGGGCCTCGGCGAGCGGGCCGACGCGGGCCGACGCGGGCGGACCGCAGAGGTGTGGAGAGGCGGGGAAGCGCCGGTTCCCGGTCTTCCGCGCCGTCGAGGCCGCCTGCCTCGACGCGCTCGGCGAGGCAGGCGGACCGCGTGCGTCGTGGGCCGCCGGATCGGTGTCCCTCGGCCGGGGCGACGTTCTCGGCGCCGAGGGGGCGGAACGGCCCGAGCGCGCGGGGCGAACCGCTCGGCGAGACCGTCGGGGCGAGGGGTGTTCCACCCTGGTGAGCCGGGGTTCCGGTGAACACCGCGCCGCGCTCCGGGGGGCGGGCGGCCGTGTCACCCGCGGTCCGCGGTACGGGTGGTGCCGGGGCGGATCAGCCGCGGGTGGTGCCGGGCCGGAGGTCGGGGCGGGGTCGCGTCAGTGGTCGTCCCAGTGCCCGTCGTGGGCCGCGTGGCGGTGGCCGTCGTGGACGTAGTCGACGTGGTCGCCGTGCCGGACCGACACGTGCCCGCAGCCCTGCCCGTGCTGATGGGGGTGGTCGGCGTGGGTGTGGTGTCCACCCGGTTCGCACTCGTCCCAGTGGCCCTGGTGAGAGCGGTGCATGTGGCCGTCGTGCGCGTAGTCGATGTGATCGCCGTGCACGATCTCGGTGTGCCCGCAACCCGGGCCGTGGGCGTGCTCGTGGGTGGGGTGTTCCTGGTGGAGAACGGTCATGCTGCTCACCTTCGGAGTCGATCGGGCGGCGATGGTCCGGTGACCATCGGCCGGCACCACGCTAGTCCGGAAAGTCTGTTTGTTCTGTTTTCTTCGATCGCGCCGCGAGCCTTTCCCCCCGAGCCAAGGCGCTCCGGCTTGCGGAACGCATGCGCGCGCCGGAGTGTCGGACGTATGAAGGCGATCAGCTACCGCCGCTACGGCGGTCCCGAGGTGCTGGAGTGCGGCGAGCTCCCGATGCCCAAGCTCGGCCCGGACTCCGTCCTGGTCAAGGTGCGCGCGGCGGCCGTCAACCCGGTCGACTGGAAGTGCCGCGAGGGCCATCTGGATCCGGTCCTCGACGCCGTCTTCCCGGTCGTCCCGGGCTGGGACCTCTCCGGTGTCGTCGTCAGGCCGGGGGTGTCGGTTCCCGAGTTCTCCGAGGGCGAGGAGGTCATCGGGTACGTCCGTGAGGACTTCCTGTCGCGAGGCACCTTCGCCGAGTACGTCGCGGCCCCGGTCCGCACCCTCGCCCGCAAGCCGCGCAATCTGAGCTTCGAGGAGGCGGCCGGGCTGCCGCTGGCAGGCCTCACCGCCTACCAGGTGATCACCCAGGGGCTGGGCGGCGTCACGCATGGCGACACGGTCCTGGTCCACGCGGCGGCCGGCGGGGTGGGATCGATCGCGGTCCAGCTGGCGCGGCACTTCGGCGCGCGGGTGATCGGCACCGGGAGCGAACCGTCCCACGAGTACCTGCGCGACCTGGGCGCCGAGCCGGTGGCGTACGGCGAGGGGCTGGCCGAGCGGGTACGGGCCCTGGCCCCGGACGGGGTGAGCGCGGTCTTCGACTGCGTGGGGGGAGAGGCCCTGGCGCAGTCAGCCCCGCTGCTCGCCGAGGGCGGCAGGATCGCCTCCATCGCCGATCACGCCGTGACCGGGCTGGGCGGGCGCTATGTGTTCGTACGGCCCAACACGGCCGACCTCTACCGGCTCAGCGAACTGGCCGAGGAGGAGGTCGTCTCCGTCCATGTGGCGCGGGTCCTCCCGCTGGAGCGGACGGCCGAGGCGCACCGGCTCAGCCAGGAAGGCCACACCCGCGGCAAGATCGTCGTCACCGTCGCGGACGCCTCCTGACGGCAGGGGACGCCCCGCCCCTCGCCGGCCGCTTCCCGCAGGTGCCCCCTCACCACACGATGGCGACGGCGAACACGGCGAGTGCGAGCGTGCAGGCGGTCGCCGCGATCGCCTGGCCGAAGGGCATCGCACCCGGAGGCCGTCCCAGGGCCATGGTCCGGACGCGCCGGTGCGCCACCGCGAGGAATCCGAGCCACACCGCCGCGCTCAACGCGAAGGAGACGCCATCGCCCGCCGTCACCGTGCCGTGGCGCACCACCTGACGGACCGCGAGCACCGCCGCGACCGTGAACGCCAGCGTCGTACGCCGCCAGGCCAGCCGGGTCCGCTCCGGCTGGAGCCCCGGATCGCGCGTGAGGGCGCTCATCCCCGCCCCGAGGCCACGACCAGCACCATGGTGACCGAGACGGCGCCCACGACCAGGGCCAGCAGGGAGGGGAAGCGGGACAGCGGCAGGTCCTCGCCGCGCCGCATCGCCAGCTCGCAGCGCACCCAGTGGTGGACCGCGCGGAACGCGCACAGCACCCCCGCCCCGATCAGTGCGAGCGACAGTCCCACGCGAATCCCCCACCGCAGATCGGGCAGGAACTGGTCGACGGCGAAACCCCCCGCGATGAGCGCGAGCGCGGTCCGGATCCAGGCGAGGAACGTGCGCTCGTTGGCGAGCGAGAACCGGTAGTCCGGGGTCTCGCCCTCCTCCTGGATCCGCTGCGGCGCGAACCACAGGC
The genomic region above belongs to Streptomyces marianii and contains:
- a CDS encoding phosphotransferase family protein; this encodes MSSVHPPGLDPDRLRVHLDRARPGLVSGPLEARLIQGGRSNLTYAVTDGAGRWIVRRPPLGHVLATAHDMKREHRVISALHPTAVPVPEPLLLCEDEDVLGAPFYVMEFVEGTPYRTAEQLAPLGPERTREAVLGLVDTLVDLHAVDPEAVGLGDFGRPEGFLDRQLRRWGKQLAASRGRDLAGIDELHAALGRTLPRSPAPTVVHGDYRLDNVLVGEDDRIKAVLDWEMSTLGDPLTDLGLLVMYSRKLELPDSPVSTTAGAAGHPDAEELVERYTARSGRDTSAVSWYTAFAWFKLAVILEGIHYRYTLGQTVGAGFDRIGELVPLFIDHGLTTLQEG
- a CDS encoding NADP-dependent oxidoreductase, coding for MKAISYRRYGGPEVLECGELPMPKLGPDSVLVKVRAAAVNPVDWKCREGHLDPVLDAVFPVVPGWDLSGVVVRPGVSVPEFSEGEEVIGYVREDFLSRGTFAEYVAAPVRTLARKPRNLSFEEAAGLPLAGLTAYQVITQGLGGVTHGDTVLVHAAAGGVGSIAVQLARHFGARVIGTGSEPSHEYLRDLGAEPVAYGEGLAERVRALAPDGVSAVFDCVGGEALAQSAPLLAEGGRIASIADHAVTGLGGRYVFVRPNTADLYRLSELAEEEVVSVHVARVLPLERTAEAHRLSQEGHTRGKIVVTVADAS
- a CDS encoding DUF202 domain-containing protein encodes the protein MSALTRDPGLQPERTRLAWRRTTLAFTVAAVLAVRQVVRHGTVTAGDGVSFALSAAVWLGFLAVAHRRVRTMALGRPPGAMPFGQAIAATACTLALAVFAVAIVW
- a CDS encoding YidH family protein; amino-acid sequence: MSDFVRSLRLWFAPQRIQEEGETPDYRFSLANERTFLAWIRTALALIAGGFAVDQFLPDLRWGIRVGLSLALIGAGVLCAFRAVHHWVRCELAMRRGEDLPLSRFPSLLALVVGAVSVTMVLVVASGRG